A segment of the Aliidongia dinghuensis genome:
CGTACTTGATCATGTACGCCGGATCTATGTCGCGACCCGGGTGCCGCGCGGGCCACTCCTGTCGATCGTCGGCCTGTCCGAGGACGAGGTGATGGGCGCGATCGAGGCGCAGCGCGCAATCTATCTCGGCGCCGGCGTGTTCGGCTCTGTCATGATCTTCGGCTTCACGCTGGCGCTGCGCTTCCTCCTGCGCCGCCAGGCCGCGGCCGAGCAGCGCCTGCGCCAGGCGATCGACGCCATGGCCGACGGGCTCATCCTCTACGACAGCCAGGACCGCGTCGTGCTGTGGAACGAGTGCTACCTGCAGGTCTTCCCGCACCTGAAGCCGCTGCTCAGATCCGGCATCCGCTTCCAGGAGCTGGCGCAGCGCGCTTCGCACAATCTGCGCGGCGTCGAGACGCCGGAGGCGCGCGAGCGCTGGATCCGCTGGCGGCTCGACCAGATGCGCTCCGCCCCCCAGCGCCTCCAGCAGGATCTGCCGGACGGCCGCACGATCGACACAGCCGAGCGTCCGACGGCCGACGGCGGCGTCGTCAGCGTCTCGCGCGACATCACGCCGTTGAAGGAGAGCGCGCGACGCCTGGCCGAAAGCGAGACGCGCTTCCGCGATTTCGCCGAGGTCGCGTCCGACTGGTTCTGGGAAACCGACGATATCTACCGGTTCACCTATGTTTCAGACCGGGCGGAGGCGCTCGGCATCTCGACCGGCAACCTTTCGACGCTCGACAGGCTCGGCCTCGAGGACGATTCACGCCAGGCCGAGGAGCGCCGGATCCGGCTCGCCGCGGGCGAGGCGTTCCACGACTGGCATGTCACGGTCACCCGCGCCGGGGCCACCTACAACCTGTCGCTGAGCGGCAAGCCGTTCAAAAGCCCGTCCGGCGCGTTCATGGGCTATCGCGGCTGCGCCCGAGACATCTCGGTCCAGATCGCGGCCGCCAACGCGCTCGAACGCGCGCGGCGGGCCGCCGAGGCGGCGAACCGCTCCAAGAGCGAATTCCTCGCCAACATGAGCCACGAGATCCGCACGCCCATGAACGGCGTGATCGGCATGACCGCAATCCTGCTCGAGACCCGACTCGACACGCACCAGCTGCGCTACACGAAGGCGATCGCGCAGTCGGCCGAGGCGCTGCTCGCAATCATCAACGACATCCTCGATTATTCGAAGCTCGAGGCCGGCGCCGTAGCGCTCGAGGGCATCCCCTTCGCGACCGAGGCGCTCGTCGACCAGGTCCTGTCGCTGATGGCGAACGGTGCCCGGGCCAAGGGCCTCGAACTCACCGTGGATTACCCGACCGGCCCCGTGGGAGCGCTCGTCGGCGACCCGACGCGGATCCGCCAGATCCTGCTGAACCTGGTGTCGAACGCGATCAAGTTCAGCGACCAGGGCACGATTTCGATCATCGTCTCGACCACGCCGGCCAAGGACGGCAAGCGCATGCTGACGCTTCAGGTGCGCGACGAGGGCATCGGCATCCCGGGGGAGATGCAGGAGCGGCTGTTCGACCGCTTCACGCAGGGCGACGCGTCCACCTCGCGCAAATACGGCGGCAGCGGCCTCGGGCTCGCGATCAGCAAGCAGCTCGCCGACCTGATGGGCGGCGAGCTCGGCGTCTCGAGCACGCCCGGCGGCGGCAGCACCTTCTGGCTGCGCCTCACCCTCTCGACCGCGGACGAGCGCGGCCTGGTCGGCGCCGGCAGCGACCTGACCGACGACCAGGCGCCGCCGATCCTGCGCAGCCTGTCGGTGCTGGTGGCCGAGGACAATAACATCAACCAGATGGTGATCGGCGGCATCCTCGCCGGCGGCGGGCATCGGGTGCGCTTCGTCGAGACCGGCGCCGCCGCGGTCGAGGCGGTCCGCACCGATTCCTTCGACCTCGTACTGATGGACATTTCCATGCCGGAAATGGATGGCGCCACGGCGACCCGCCTCATCCGCGCGCTGCCGGACGGCAAGGCGCGCATCCCGATCGTGGCGCTAAGCGCGCATGCCATGTCCGGCGACCGGGAACGCTATCTTGCCGAGGGCATGGATGACTACGTGACCAAGCCGGTCGACCCGCCGACCCTGTTCCGCGCCATGGCCCGGGTGACTGGGGCGCTCGATTGACCGGGGGGCTCGATTGAACGAGGCCACGCTGGGTGAGCCGGCCGCATATATCCCGGCCGCAACCGCCTGCAGCTATCCGGTGCGTGACGGCAATCTCATCCGCCCGCTCGTCGACGGCGTGCCGGCCTTCACCCGCATCGGCGCCGCGGTCGAGGCGGCCCGGCACAGCGTCTGGCTGACCGTCACCTTCATGGCGCCGGAGGTCGAGCTGCCCCAAGGGCGCGGCACGCTGTTCGACCTGCTCGATCGCGCCGTCGCCCGCGGCGTCGACGTGCGCGTACTGTTCTGGCGCCCCAATCCCGAGACCGAGCATTACGGCCGGACCTTCGCCGGACGGCCCGAGGACCGGGCGCTGCTCGCCGCCCGCGGCTCGCGCTTCCGTATTCGCTGGGACCGGTCGCCCACGACCTATTGCCAGCACCAGAAGAGCTGGCTGATCGATGCCGGCCACGACACGGAACTCGCCTTCGTCGGCGGCATCAACATCAACCACCGGGCGCTCGGCACGCGCGACCACGCCGACATGAGCCGGATCCACGACGCCTATGTCGAGCTCGCCGGCCCGTCGGCGACCGACGTGCATCATAATTTCGTCCAGCGCTGGAACGAGGCGAGCGAGTGCTGGGCGCCGGACGGCACCTGGGGCCATACGGCCTTGGACTATCCTGGCAGCGACGCGCTCGAGTTCCCGAGCTGCACCTCCGCTGGACGCGGCACCAGCCGCGTGCAGGTCCAGCGCACCATCTCGCCCGGCTGCTACGGCGACGGGCACGCAGCACCCGGCGCCCCACCGTTCGACATCGCGGCCGGCGAGCGTTCGATCCTCGAGCAATACACACGCGCGATCGAGGCTGCCCGACGCTCGATCTATATCGAGAACCAGGCGATCCCGATCGCCGAGATCGCGGCCCGGCTCGAAGCGGCGCTGGCGCGCGGCGTCGCCGTGACGGCGCTCGTCCCGGGCGTGCCGGAGGACTGGGTGACGCTGGCCCGGCGCGCGGGCCAGCGTCGGGAGCAGTTCGACCGGCTGGCCGCCCTCGGCCGCTACGAGGGTTTTACGCTCGCGGGCCTCGCCGGCCGCGCCGGGCTGGGCCCGCGCCACGACATCTATGTTCACGACAAGCTGATGCTGGTCGACGACGCCTGGGCGACGATCGGCTCGGCCAACCTGCACCATAATTCGCTCTACGGCAGCGGCGAGATGAACGTCTCGGTCTGGGACCCGGCTTTCACCCGCGCGCTCCGCATCGATCTGCTGGACGAACATCTGGGCCGGGACACGAGCGCGCTCGACGACAGCGCAGCGCTCAAGCTCTACCAGCAGATCGCCCGGGAAAACCGCCGCAAGCACGCGGCCGGCGATCCTGACTGGCAGGGCCACGCCTTCGCGCTCGACCCGGCGACCTATGGCATGTAGCGGCTGGGGTTCCGCCCTTGCCTGTGCGTTGCTATCGTCGCGGGCATGAAGATCGCGGTCATCGCCGACATCCACGGCAATCTCCTGGCGCTCGACGCCGTTCTGGCCGACATCGCGGCGCGCGGTGTCGACCTCACCGTCAACCTGGGCGACATCGTCTCGGGCCCGCTCTGGCCGCGCGAGACGGCGGATCGGCTGAGGCCGCTCGGCCTGCCGACGATTCGCGGCAATCACGAGCGGCAGGTCCTGACGTTCGCGCCCGATCGCATGGGGGCGTCCGACCGGCATGCGGCAGCGACGCTCCGCCCGGACCAGAAGGAATGGCTGGCTGAGCTGCCAGCGACGCTCCGGCTCGACGGCGATATCCTGCTCGTCCACGGCACGCCCGCGAGCGATCTCGTCTATTTCTTAGAGACGCCCGAGCCGGGTTATGCGCGGGCGGCAACCGCCGCCGAGATCGAGGAACGGGCGGCCGACACCCGGGCGCGGCTCATCCTGTGCGGCCATACCCACACGCCGCGCCTCGCACACACTGCCGACGACCGCGTGATCGTCAATCCAGGCAGCGTCGGCCTGCAGGCCTATAGCGACGAGGAGCCAGTCCCGCACCCTGTCGAGATGGGCGCGCCGCACGCGCGCTATGCCATCGTCGAGGTGACGACGGATACCGTCGCGGTCGACTTCCGCGCCATTCCCTACGACTGGGAGGCAGCAGCCCGCCAGGCCGAAGCCAACGGCCGGCCCGACTGGGCGCGCGCGCTCAGGACCGGCCGGGTCTAGCGGCGAGGATGACCGGCGATGCCAGCGCGGCGATGACAGCGCGGCGATGTCACATCTTTGCCCTTGCAGAACATAACATGAACATGTACGGTCGTGAGGCTCGTGTCGGGCCCGTGGGATTGGTCTAACCGCCTGCCGGACCGCACAGATCCCGGGCCGGCCGCTGGGCATTCTCGCGCCAGGGCCGGCCCGGCAAAATCCAGGTCAGGTTAAATCTTTGTCATGTGGGAAAGAGAACCCGGGGTTGCCCCGTTGTGTAAGCAACCGGGTGATTGCAGCAGCCCGGCCGGATGCTCCCCATCGCTGCATTGGAAAGACCGACCAAATGCGTTTCTTCAACAAGCTTGCCGCCGCCGCGCTCAGCCTGTCCGTCGCCCTGCCGCTCGCGGCGCTGGCGCAGACCTCTCCGGCCGCCCCCGCGACGCCGGCCCCGGCCGCGACGGCCCCTGCCGCCACGACCCCTGCCGCCACGACCCCTGCCACTCCGGCCCCGACCGCTTCGGCTCCGGCGGCCAGCACGACCCAGAAGTCGACGCCGGCCAAGGCCAGCCACAAGACCAAGAAGCACACGAGCAAGGCTCACAAGGCCTCGCACAAGTCGCACAAGACCACCAAGGCGCCCGTCAAGCAGTCGTAATGACGGCCACCGGCTGGAGGCCGGCTCGTCCGGCCTCCAGCGCTCCTTCCGACCAACCTAAAGCCGCATCATTCTGTCGTCGCGGCCGTTCCGATCAGAACCGTCCCCGTCAAACGCGCGCCACGATGTGGTGCAGCACCAGACTCAGCGTCGGCTGATCCTCCTGGTTCGTGACGTCGTAGCGGATATGGACGGTGCCGCGATCGGGCCGCCGGGTCGACGGGATCAGGTTCAGCACCGTCAGTTCCAGGCTCAGCACATCGCCCGGCCGGACCGGCCGCACCCATTTGACGTCGGTCATGCCGCTGCCGCCGAGATTGCATTCCTTCAGCACGCCGGACCGGACCGACAGGCCAAAAATGGCCGAGATCGTATGCATGCCGCTCGCGACCAGCTGGCCGAACATCGAGCTCGCTGCCGCCGCATCGTCCAGATGGAACGGCTGTGGATCGAAATCACGTGCAAAGCCGATCGTGTCGGACCGGTCGAGCGTGACGCTGCCCAGCTGGAAGCGCTGCCCGACCGAGAGCTCCTCGAAGCCTCTGACCGGCGTTACCGGCACCGCAGGTGGGGTGAAAATCATCGCCCGGCCCCTCGCATTGAACTCCCGCCTCGCGCTGAAATTGTCTTTGCCATGCCTGTTCCTCCGCATCGCCATATTCCCGTCAGATTGCCTGCCTAGGCTCCACCTTCGCAATGACGCGCCGCGTAATGCCCCTTCCTCCGCTCTGGAACATCCCGATCATGCGCCTGCGCTCCCTACCCACCGCCGCCCTGATGGCGGGCCTCCTCGTCCTCGCCGGCTGCGACCAGAGCCCGACGAGCAGCAATAGCGGCAGCGGCTCGGCCGGCGGCCGCATGATGGCGCCGGCCGCGGCCACGATGAAGGTCGCCGACGTGCCGAACGGCCCGAAGCTCGCCTATCACCATTGGTTGGAATACGAGATGCCGGCGGCGAGCGTGGCGCCGCGCTATGCGCGGGCGCGCGACAAGTGCCTGGCGGACACCGCCAACTGCGTGCTGGTCAACGCCTCGATCGACGCAGGCGACCCGCGGAACGGCCGGCCGCCGCACGCTGGCCTGACGATGCGCGTGCCCCATGATGCGGTCGCCGCCGTTGAGCAGGGCATCGCCGCCCCCGTGCCGGGCGAAGCGCCGGGGGCGATCGAGCTCCGCTCGCGCAACACCTCGGCCGACGACCTGACCACGGCGATCCAGGACGTAGACCGCCGGCTCGCCCAGCTCACCGACTATCGCGACCGGCTGACGGCGCTCGCCAAGCGGGCGGACGCCAAGGTCGAGGACCTGATCAAGGTCGAGCAGGAGCTGTCGAACACCCAGAGCCAGATCGAGACGATCACCGCCCAGCAGAAGCACCTGAACGAGCAGGTCGCAACCGAGCTCCTGACGATCAACCTCGCGGCGGAGCCGACGCCCGAGACCATGACCGGCCCGATCGGCCAGGTCTGGCGCAACGCCGGCACCGTGCTGGGGCAGAACACGGCGGCGGCGCTGCACTTCGCCATCGGCGCCGTGCCGTGGCTGGTGATCGCCGCGGTAGCGTTCACCCTGCTGGCCGTGCTGCGCCAGGTCTTCCGCCGCCGCCGGCGCGCCTGATGGGGCGCGCCTGATCAGTCGGCTCAGGGTGCCTTGGCGCTGACGATCCAGATGGCCGCCGGCAGCAGCACGCGCCCGCCGTCGGCATAGGGGACGAACACTCGCCTCAGCGAGGCCGTCACCGCCGCGCGGATCTCGTCCGAAACGCCGTCGAGCGCCCGGCTGGTGGCGCCGATGTCGAGCGTATAGGAGACCGCCGCGTCGACGCCGCCGCCAGACGCGAGGTCGAGCGCCAGATCGACCGGCTCGATGGCCACGTTCTCGAAGCCGGCCGTCGAGAGGATGCGCGTCACTCGCTCCGGATCACCGAACGAGAACGGCCCCGGATCCTCCGGCCCCGGCTTCGGCAGCGGCGGCACATGCTCGTAGGCGGCATTGAGCGGCACCATCATCCACGGGTTCTCGGCCGGCTTGCGCCAGCAGGCGAAGGCGACCCGTCCGCCGGGCTTGAGGCCGCGGCGCATGTTGGCGAAGGCAGCCGCCGGATCGCCGAAGAACATGACGCCGAAGCGCGAGAACAAGAGATCGGCCCACCCCGGCGTGAACGGATGCCGGGCCGCATCGGCGCAGACGAACGAGACCGTCGGCCGGTCGGCGAGCCGCTGCTCGGCGCGCGCCAGCATCGGCGCCGACACGTCGGCCGCGAGTACGGCGCCCGTGGCACCGACCCGCTCGGCGAGCAGGCTGGTCGTAGCCCCGCAACCGCAGCCGACATCGATCACCCGCTCTCCCGCCGCGACCGCGGCCCGGTTGAGCACGATCTCGGCCACCGGCGCCAGCACCTGGTCCGTCAGCTCCTGACGCTTCACCCAATGATCGCCGCCGGCGCCGTTCCAATAGGCGATCTGGTTTTCGTGCAAAGTCTCGATAGGCTCGCTCATCATTTCTTCTCCGCGGGTTGTGCCCGGCCGCCGAGCCCGAGCCGCCGGTCGGCCTCGGTCTGGATGACCGCCAGCAGTTCCGGCCGGGACGCGGCGATCGCCCGGAAATCGGCGATATCGAGCGCCAGAAGCTGGCATTGGCTCAGCGTTACCACCGTGGCGGTGCGTGGGCCGCCGGTCAGCAGCGCGATCTCGCCGAAGAACTCGCCCGGCCCCATGATCTGCGGCTTCGGCTTGACCGCAGCCTCGACCTCGCCCTGCACGATGAAATACATGCAGTCGCCCGGCTGGCCACGCCGCGCCAGCACGGTGCGTGCCGGCACCTCGCGCGGGCGCAGCATGTTGGCAAGATCAGCGATGGCGCCAGGTCCGACGTCGTGCAGGAACGGCACCTGGGCGACCAGGTCCCAGTTGCGCAAGAAGTCGCGCCGCCGAAGCTCGTTCGAGAAGCCGGTCGCAAGGATACCGGCCAGAAGCCCGAATACGGTGATGCCACAGACCATGACGATGCCGCCGAGCAGCCGGCCGAACGGCGTCAGCGGCACCGTGTCGCCATAGCCGGTGGTCGTGAGTGTCGTCACCGCCCACCAGAGCGCCATGGACAGGCTGCCGAACCGGTCGGGCTGCACTTCGCGCTCGGCGTGATAGGCAAGCACCGAGGCGACCAGCAGGACCAGAAGGAAGATCAGGAACACACCCAGCACCGGCTGCCGCTCGCGGACGGCCACCCGCCACAGCATGTCGAGGCCGGTCGTGTAGCGGGCGAAGCGAGCGATCCACAGCACCGCGAGCAGCGGCGCGCCGGTCGGTGTCCAGTCGGCGACGAGCGCGCCCAGCGCGATCGGCAAAACCGTCACGAGGTCGATGATGCCGATGCGCGAGCCTATCCATTCGCGCCGAACCGCCCAGACGGACTGACCGCTGAGATCGCGGTCCAAGGGGGCGACCCAGAGGCGGCTCAGATAGTCGAGCACGAACAAGGCCCAGATCACGGCAATGGCGTAGAGACAGCCGGTCACGACGTGCGGCGGCAGGCTCGGCTGCGTCCCGGCGATCGCGGCCCCGATGCCGATCAGCACCAGCAACGCATCGAACATCCGATAGATCAGCGTTGCGCGCGTGAGCGCATGCTCGTCGATCATCCGATGAATGAGGGTTTCGAGGGCCTTCATTGACGCTCCGGCGGGGCGGGCGCCACTCCAGAGGGGGGCCCGGTCGGACCGCAGGATGGCGCCCCCGCGCACGCTCGGCAAGCCCAGTTGCGGCGGCCCCGTTGCGGCGACCCAGTTGCGTCGACTGGGAAACCACACTCCCGAGAATTCTCCTGTGGCGAGTGTCATCATAGGATCGCGCGCGACACTGCCAGGGTATAGAGGTGACGCGGTGTACGTTCCGGGGCGGGAGTGAGGGGAGCGATGGGGCAGAAGGCATTCGGCTGGGGCTGGCGCCTTGCGCTGGTTCCGCTGCTCATTGTGCTGCCCCTGGCGATGGCCGCACCCGCTCTGGCCGACGAGAGCGAGCCCGAATCGGTCGGCCCCTACCCCGGCACGATCTCGCTGCAGACCGGCTATCCGCAGGCCGACACGGTACGGCGGCTCGAGAAATCCGTGCGCGCCAACGGCCTGACGCTCGTGGCCACGGTCAATTCCGGCGGCCGCGGCCAGACCGGCGCCAGCGTGATCCTGGTGTCGAGCGGCGATTACTGGGGCCGCATCCTCCGCGTCGATCAGTTGGCCGGCATGGAGATGCCGATCCGGCTCTATGTCGTCGACAATGGCAACCGCACCTCGGCCGTGGTCTACCGCACGCCGAGCTCGATTTTCGCGCTCTACGACATGCCGGAGCTCGACCGCCTGGCCGGCGAGCTCGACCAGGTGTTCGCCAAAGTCATCGACGACGCGGTCGGCGAATAGGGATCGGGCCGTCTTGGGCGAGGTCGAGCGTTCCGACATCTGTGTCATCGGCAACGGGGCAGCCGGCGTTGCGGTCGCGACCGGCGCCGCCTTGCTGGGCGTCCGCGTCGCCCTTATCGGCAACGGCACGCCGGAGGACGGCGCCGGCGCCGAGCTCGCCGTCTCGACCCTGCTCGCGATGGCCGACACCGCCGCCCGGATCACCCGTGCCGCCGACCTGGAATTAGGCCCGCTCGCCGCGGCGCCGGACCTCGCCCAGGTGCAGCGCCATATCGAAGCCGTGGTTGCGACGGCGGCAGCCGCCGGCGCGCCCGAGCGGCTGCAAGCGCTCGGCGTCCGGCTGCTCGAGGGCGACGCCCGCTTCGTCGGGCCCTCCAGCATCACGATCGACGGGCTCGTCCTCGGCGATCCCGCGCGCACCATCACCGCCCGACGCTTCGTCATCGCCGCCGGCGGGCGGGCGGTGCGGCCGCCGATCCCCGGCCTCGACCGCGTGCCGTTCCTGACGCCCGGAACGCTCGCGATGCCCGACCGGGCGCCAGGCCATCTGGTCGTGCTCGGCAGCGGCGCCGACGCGCTCGAGCTGGCCCAGGCCTATCGCCGGCTCGGCAGCGCGGTGACCGTGATCGCCGACGGCGCGCCGCTCGCCGACGAAGATCCGGAGCTGGTCGACCTGCTGCTCCTGCGCCTTCGGGCCGAGGGCATCGAGATGCGCGCGGCAACGCCGGTCCAGGCCGTCGCCGAGGTCAACGGCGCCCTGCACCTCACGGTCGGGCCGCCGGCCGCGGCGGAGACGATCGTTGCAAGCCACCTGCTCGTGGCCGCCGGGCGGCGGACCGAGCTCGCCCAACTCGGCCTCGAGGCCGCCGGTGTCGCTGTCGGCTCCAACGGCATCGCGGTCGACCGGCACCTGCGTACCGGCAACCGGCGCATCTATGCGCTGGGCGATGCGATCGGCCCGGATACCGGCGCCGCCGGTGCCGCCGTCCAGGCCGCGATCGTGCTGCGCAACATTCTGTTCCGGCAGCGCGCCCGGCTCGATCCGCAGGCCCTGCCCCGCATCGTCCGGACCGACCCCGGCCTGGCGCAAATTGGCCTCTCCGAACAGGATGCCCGGCAGGCCGGTCTCCGCCCGACAATCCTGCGCTCACCCTTCCACGATAACGACCGGGCCCGCGCCGAAGTGCGAGCGCACGGGCTGATCAAAGTCATCACGACCCCTCGCGGCCGCATCCTGGGCGCTGGCATCGTCGGCCCGAATGCCGACGAGCTGATCCAGATCTGGCAGCTCGCGATCGCGCAGCGGTTGAAGGTCGCCGCCCTCGCCGGCCTGATCACGCCCTATCCGACCTTGGGCGAGGCGTCAAAACGCGCGGCCGGCGGCTATTTCGCCCCGAAGCTGCTCGGCGCCGGCACGAGACGGCTGGTCCGCTGGCTGGCCAAACTCGGCTAGTTGCAGAAATTTATTGCGTCTCGACAGCGCGAGGGCGCCGGCTCGTCTGATTTCTTGTTTACCCGAATCGGCCGCTGTTCCTAGACTACTTCTCGTGGCAATCGCCGCAGCGCGGTCGGCGCCTACCAGATGTCGAAACATGGGAAAGGCGCGATGCGCGGCAGTTCGAACAGCCTGTTCCTGCCTTCGACCTTCGAAGAGCGCGGCGCCGCCGCCCCCTTCACCACGCCGAGCCTGGCCTTGAGCCGGGTGCGCCCGGACGAGCGGCACGGGCTCGTGCTGCTGATGCCGAACCTGGGCGGGGCCGACGGCGCCTATGTCGTACCCTGGGCCGCGATCGGCGATGTCATTACCATGTCGGTCCATGATCGCGCTTTGCATGAGGAGGTGTTGGCGCACCACGCGGTGACGCCTGCCACAATGCGCCGGGCGGCGCTCAAGATCGCCCGAACCGGGCTCGCCGGGCCGAAGGCCGCGCATGCGGCCGAGCTGCTGCTGGAGGCCGAGGAAGCGCAGCGCGCCGAGACCCACCTCATACTGATCCTGTCGCTCCTGGGCGCGCTCGGCCTGAGCTCACGCCAACTGCTCACGCTGAAGCCCGCGAGCCGGGAGTGGGATGACCTCGTCCGCGCCATGCTGCTCGAGGCCGGCTCCCATCTGCTGCTCGACGGCGAGACGATCTATCGACGGATCGGCGAGCTCAGCCGCATCCTGGCGCCGGTCGGCCTCGCCGTCGCGCGCCGGGATGGGCGGCTGCGCCGGCTGACGGTCGAGCTCGCCGCCTTCCGCAATTCCGTCGGCGACTGGAGCCGGCACGATCCCTCCGAGAGCGCGCCCCATGCCGCCTTCGCGTCAGAGGTGGCGGACCTGACCGCCAGAATCGCCGCTGGTGTGCTCGGCCGCCTCGACAAGACGGTCGAGGACATCACCCGCGTGGTGCGGCAATGGGACAAGCAAGCGCTGCTTGCCGAGCGCGCCGCCGCCCGCCTGTCCTGGCTGCTCGACGGCTGGGACTACATCCTGGCCATGTGGTCCGCGGCTATGGCGGCCGGCCGGCCGGAACAGCGCGAGAGCCTGCCGCAGATCATGCGCGTGCTGCCGCTCGTCCCGCGGGACGAGGCGGAGGAGGCTGAGGCCGAGCGCGAGCGAAGGCACGATCTGCCGCAGCACAAGCGGCCGCGTGTCACCGCCGACCGGCACGCCGGGCAGTATGACATCGAGCAGGTCAGCCGCTACGAGGCGCTCAAGGCGGAGGCGACCGAGCGCGCGATCATGATCGAGAAGACGCTCGGATGAGCATCGTCCGGGGTCTCACCTCATGGGCCGGGCTGCAGATCCGGTCCGGGGCGCAGCGCATCACCCAAACGGTGAGCGGCAAGCTCGGCATCCTGCAGCCGATGCAGGCATTGCCAGGCGAGTTCGACGAGCACGACCCGACCGGGCATCAGCCGATCGCACGCGGTCGCACTGGCCCTGGCATCGTCGATCAGCTGGGCCAGATGCCGGGCCTCATCCGACCCGGCGCCGATGGGGCGGCGAATGGCAGCGAAACGCACGCGGAACAGCGCCCAGAGGTCGATCCGCTCGCACGGGACGAAGCCGGCCAACGCACGCGCCTGCGCCGCGTCGGCGCGGATCACCGGCCGGCCGGCATGGAAGACGAGCTGGAGATAGACCAGCCCCTGCCCGGGCGTGGCCCGCTCCGCGACATCGTTCGCGGCTCCATGCAGCGCCTCGACCGCGATCAGCATGCGGTCAACGTTCGTGTCGCACACGAAACGGTGGTCTATGATCCCGAGCAAGGCTCCGTCCGCACTCTGGACCTCATAGCCATTCGTTCCATCGGACGGTTGTGCTACGAGAAAGACATTCGAACTTTCCGACGTCGGCACGATTCGGCGCAGCCCTCAGCTCCGGTCCTGTCCGGCTGGCTTTCATTGTACCCACCTCGTATTGAATAGATTTCCGAGCCATGTTAATTCCTGTTAAAAGTGTATTTCTAAAAATTCTCGGACAAAACGTCCTGAGATCGCATATCCCTGCAAAGCGGGACTGAAGATCCATGCAACATTTGTTGGTCATCGAGGACGAAGACTTTTCCCGATCCCTGCTGTCCGCGTATCTCGAGACCAACGGCTTTGTTGTTTCTGGCGTCGGATCCGGCGAGCAGGGCCTGGCCGCGATCGACACGGGCAAAATTGACGTGGTGCTGCTCGACCTGGGCCTGCCCGATGTCGACGGCATCGAGGTCCTGAAGCGGATTCGCGCCCGGTCCCCCATCCCGGTCATCATCATTTCAAGCCGCGAGCGGGTGGAAGACCGCCTGGTGGCGCTCGAGGCCGGCGCCGACGACTTCCTGGTCAAGCCGTTCGATCCGCGCGAGCTGGCCGCACGCCTCAAGGTCGTGCTGCGCCGGAC
Coding sequences within it:
- a CDS encoding cyclic nucleotide-gated ion channel; translation: MKALETLIHRMIDEHALTRATLIYRMFDALLVLIGIGAAIAGTQPSLPPHVVTGCLYAIAVIWALFVLDYLSRLWVAPLDRDLSGQSVWAVRREWIGSRIGIIDLVTVLPIALGALVADWTPTGAPLLAVLWIARFARYTTGLDMLWRVAVRERQPVLGVFLIFLLVLLVASVLAYHAEREVQPDRFGSLSMALWWAVTTLTTTGYGDTVPLTPFGRLLGGIVMVCGITVFGLLAGILATGFSNELRRRDFLRNWDLVAQVPFLHDVGPGAIADLANMLRPREVPARTVLARRGQPGDCMYFIVQGEVEAAVKPKPQIMGPGEFFGEIALLTGGPRTATVVTLSQCQLLALDIADFRAIAASRPELLAVIQTEADRRLGLGGRAQPAEKK
- a CDS encoding DUF302 domain-containing protein, which produces MGQKAFGWGWRLALVPLLIVLPLAMAAPALADESEPESVGPYPGTISLQTGYPQADTVRRLEKSVRANGLTLVATVNSGGRGQTGASVILVSSGDYWGRILRVDQLAGMEMPIRLYVVDNGNRTSAVVYRTPSSIFALYDMPELDRLAGELDQVFAKVIDDAVGE
- a CDS encoding dihydrolipoyl dehydrogenase family protein, encoding MGEVERSDICVIGNGAAGVAVATGAALLGVRVALIGNGTPEDGAGAELAVSTLLAMADTAARITRAADLELGPLAAAPDLAQVQRHIEAVVATAAAAGAPERLQALGVRLLEGDARFVGPSSITIDGLVLGDPARTITARRFVIAAGGRAVRPPIPGLDRVPFLTPGTLAMPDRAPGHLVVLGSGADALELAQAYRRLGSAVTVIADGAPLADEDPELVDLLLLRLRAEGIEMRAATPVQAVAEVNGALHLTVGPPAAAETIVASHLLVAAGRRTELAQLGLEAAGVAVGSNGIAVDRHLRTGNRRIYALGDAIGPDTGAAGAAVQAAIVLRNILFRQRARLDPQALPRIVRTDPGLAQIGLSEQDARQAGLRPTILRSPFHDNDRARAEVRAHGLIKVITTPRGRILGAGIVGPNADELIQIWQLAIAQRLKVAALAGLITPYPTLGEASKRAAGGYFAPKLLGAGTRRLVRWLAKLG